The Fimbriimonadales bacterium genome has a window encoding:
- a CDS encoding glycine cleavage T C-terminal barrel domain-containing protein, with the protein MHESHISKRLTPYYASVEEEYHLIRNSCGWMDLSHLSKLQITGGDRKDWLQGQITNDVQELTPGRSLRACILTPTGQILSEVALWELSDSTILLFPEEAHEKILDRLNRMIILEDVKINDLTSQYSLFSVQGPTSARVLEERISLPHSDASSVEFEGKNLIVLRSDRTGSGGWDLLFDHRDTEEVRKLLEDIPPIGEDAWNIARLESGFPLYGIDYDEKTLPAELGPHFLSSHVSFTKGCYIGQEVVMRIYARGHTNRTWMGLIAQIAFPPGSSVSHSEQKQIGKVTSSVVSPELGPIGAAYLRQPFAKPNELVIIHAPGGDVEATVQNMPLRKIQF; encoded by the coding sequence ATGCACGAATCGCACATCTCGAAAAGGCTTACGCCGTATTATGCCTCGGTAGAAGAGGAATACCATCTCATCCGAAACTCTTGTGGGTGGATGGACTTATCGCATCTTTCGAAATTGCAAATTACAGGTGGCGATAGAAAGGACTGGCTCCAAGGACAAATCACGAACGATGTGCAGGAGCTTACTCCCGGGCGTTCTCTTCGAGCCTGCATTCTCACACCCACAGGTCAAATCCTTTCTGAAGTCGCTCTCTGGGAGTTATCCGACTCCACGATACTCCTCTTTCCCGAAGAAGCGCATGAAAAAATCCTCGATAGACTCAATCGGATGATTATTTTAGAGGACGTAAAAATAAACGACCTCACGAGCCAATATTCTCTTTTCAGCGTACAAGGACCCACGAGTGCAAGAGTGCTCGAAGAAAGAATCTCACTTCCCCATTCTGATGCGAGTTCGGTCGAATTCGAAGGGAAAAATCTCATCGTTCTCCGCAGTGACCGAACGGGTTCAGGAGGCTGGGATTTGCTCTTCGATCATCGAGACACCGAGGAAGTGAGGAAGCTTCTCGAGGACATCCCTCCTATCGGAGAAGATGCCTGGAATATCGCGCGACTCGAGAGCGGATTTCCTTTATACGGGATAGATTACGACGAAAAAACCCTTCCTGCAGAATTAGGTCCTCACTTTCTGTCATCGCACGTGTCCTTTACGAAAGGATGTTACATAGGGCAGGAAGTCGTAATGAGAATTTATGCACGAGGACACACGAACCGCACCTGGATGGGGCTCATCGCCCAAATCGCGTTTCCTCCGGGCTCCTCTGTTTCTCACTCAGAACAAAAACAAATTGGAAAGGTAACGAGTAGTGTGGTCTCCCCGGAACTCGGGCCAATAGGAGCTGCCTACTTGCGGCAACCTTTTGCAAAGCCCAACGAACTCGTGATCATTCATGCCCCTGGCGGCGACGTCGAAGCGACTGTACAAAACATGCCGCTTAGAAAAATTCAATTCTGA
- the groES gene encoding co-chaperone GroES, whose amino-acid sequence MKLQPLYDRVIVKPEEKETKTPSRLILPDTAQERPLRGTVVAVGPGKLLDNGKILPMDVKEGDVVLYGKYAGTEVKIDGEEYVILRQDDILAIDEGAKKKKSEKVTAEAK is encoded by the coding sequence ATGAAACTTCAACCTTTGTATGACAGAGTTATCGTGAAGCCCGAAGAGAAAGAGACGAAAACCCCATCCAGACTCATCCTTCCCGATACTGCGCAAGAAAGACCGCTTAGGGGAACGGTTGTTGCGGTAGGACCGGGGAAATTATTAGACAACGGAAAAATCCTCCCCATGGATGTAAAAGAAGGTGACGTCGTTTTGTACGGAAAATACGCGGGCACCGAAGTAAAAATAGATGGCGAAGAATATGTGATTCTTAGACAAGATGATATTTTGGCGATAGACGAGGGTGCCAAAAAGAAAAAATCCGAAAAGGTTACAGCGGAGGCGAAATAA
- the groL gene encoding chaperonin GroEL (60 kDa chaperone family; promotes refolding of misfolded polypeptides especially under stressful conditions; forms two stacked rings of heptamers to form a barrel-shaped 14mer; ends can be capped by GroES; misfolded proteins enter the barrel where they are refolded when GroES binds), translating to MAAKELKFGTDARLALQSGVDKLANAVRVTLGPRGRCVGLERKYGGPLVVDDGVTIAKEIEFDNRFENAGAALVREVSNKTNDLVGDGTTTATVLAQEMLHEGIRSVLAGANPMAIKSGIDKAVDAIVEELKKMSRPIQSREDAIHVASVSSNSTEIGEIVGDVVFRIGLDGVITVEEGKGRETVVEEVQGLRFDKGYISPYFVTNPEQMEVVYEDPLILFYEKKISNVIDFLPFLERAAQTGRPIIVIAEDVESEALALMVLNRIRGGLRCAAAKAPGYGERRKAMLEDMAILTGGKLISEELGIKLENVTTDMLGSCDKIIMTKDHTTIIGGKGKKEEIQARIAQIKKQIETTESNYDKEKLSERLAKLTGGVCVIKVGASTETEMKERKERFNDALHATRAALEEGIVPGGGVALLRAARAIENIKLESDEAFGMNLVRNACSAPLRLIAENSGRDGETTVEKVKEKEGAFGFDAMKMQFCDLMEAGVVDPTKVVRLCLENAASIAGMIITAEAIVAEIPEKEEKPHTPPPY from the coding sequence ATGGCAGCGAAAGAACTCAAATTCGGCACGGATGCACGACTTGCCTTGCAGTCGGGTGTCGACAAATTAGCGAACGCAGTTCGTGTTACTTTAGGTCCCAGAGGTCGCTGTGTCGGGTTAGAAAGGAAATACGGTGGTCCTTTGGTTGTGGACGATGGAGTTACCATCGCAAAAGAAATCGAATTCGACAACCGCTTCGAAAACGCGGGAGCGGCGCTCGTTCGGGAAGTCAGCAATAAAACGAACGACCTCGTAGGTGATGGAACGACAACCGCGACAGTTCTCGCACAAGAAATGCTCCATGAAGGAATCAGGTCAGTGCTTGCGGGCGCGAATCCGATGGCAATCAAATCGGGAATAGACAAAGCCGTTGATGCGATTGTCGAAGAACTCAAAAAGATGAGCCGCCCCATCCAAAGCCGTGAAGATGCAATCCATGTTGCCTCAGTTTCTTCGAACAGCACCGAAATCGGAGAAATCGTCGGAGATGTCGTCTTCCGTATCGGTCTCGACGGTGTAATCACTGTCGAAGAGGGCAAAGGAAGAGAAACCGTCGTCGAAGAAGTGCAGGGTTTAAGATTCGACAAAGGTTATATCAGTCCGTATTTCGTCACCAATCCGGAGCAAATGGAAGTCGTTTATGAAGATCCGCTTATTCTCTTTTATGAAAAGAAAATCAGCAATGTGATCGACTTCCTGCCCTTTCTGGAAAGAGCGGCACAAACGGGTCGCCCTATCATCGTGATTGCGGAGGACGTAGAAAGCGAAGCGCTCGCTCTTATGGTGCTAAATAGAATCCGCGGCGGTCTTCGATGCGCAGCAGCAAAAGCGCCGGGTTACGGAGAAAGAAGAAAAGCCATGCTCGAAGACATGGCAATCCTCACCGGCGGAAAACTCATTTCTGAAGAACTCGGAATAAAACTGGAAAACGTAACCACCGACATGCTCGGTTCTTGCGACAAAATCATCATGACGAAAGACCACACCACCATCATCGGTGGAAAAGGGAAAAAAGAAGAAATTCAGGCGAGAATAGCGCAAATCAAAAAACAAATCGAAACGACAGAGAGCAATTACGATAAAGAAAAACTCTCTGAGCGTTTAGCGAAATTAACCGGTGGTGTATGCGTCATCAAAGTCGGCGCATCAACGGAAACGGAAATGAAAGAGCGCAAAGAGCGTTTCAATGATGCTCTTCATGCAACGCGCGCCGCTTTGGAAGAAGGAATCGTTCCTGGTGGGGGCGTTGCACTCCTTCGCGCTGCTCGTGCAATCGAAAACATAAAACTAGAAAGCGACGAAGCATTCGGAATGAACCTCGTCAGAAACGCATGTTCAGCTCCTCTTCGTCTCATTGCGGAAAACTCCGGACGTGACGGAGAAACCACCGTCGAGAAAGTGAAAGAGAAAGAGGGTGCATTCGGCTTCGACGCAATGAAAATGCAATTCTGCGACCTTATGGAAGCAGGAGTCGTAGACCCCACAAAAGTCGTTCGACTATGCTTAGAAAACGCCGCCTCGATTGCAGGCATGATTATCACCGCAGAGGCAATCGTCGCCGAAATCCCTGAAAAAGAAGAAAAGCCCCATACTCCGCCACCCTACTAA
- a CDS encoding prepilin-type N-terminal cleavage/methylation domain-containing protein encodes MRKRGFTLVEVMIIVLIISVLLSIAIPQFMTARAKASKRACQGNMRLYDTAKAQAAIDKNLPPDYVIVDSDIDPYLREFPVCPAGGTYDYGTVSDPTRCSLAEHPPIEEE; translated from the coding sequence ATGCGGAAGCGAGGATTTACGCTGGTCGAAGTGATGATTATCGTTCTGATAATCAGCGTTTTGCTTAGCATCGCTATTCCGCAATTTATGACAGCGCGCGCGAAGGCTTCCAAACGCGCATGCCAGGGAAATATGCGTTTGTACGACACTGCGAAAGCACAGGCGGCAATAGATAAAAATTTGCCACCGGATTATGTAATCGTAGATTCCGATATAGACCCTTATTTGCGGGAGTTTCCTGTGTGCCCCGCAGGCGGAACTTACGATTACGGAACCGTCTCCGACCCGACACGCTGTAGTTTAGCGGAGCACCCCCCCATAGAAGAAGAGTAG
- the galK gene encoding galactokinase, with protein sequence MKKKVADFFYKYFLGSPTLIVSSPGRVNLIGEHTDYNEGYVFPAAVSLRLTIASRVSPNCSAIVSQEFEEIVNFDTRDEKPPKGWAKYPWACAQALQREWNISIPNIEAAIVSEIPRGAGLSSSAALETASLFSWLKHIRKEIDLEELARIAWLAETKFVGVNCGMMDQLVCSLGRKRHALLIDTRSLDFSYHSLPPEISISIMDTRKPRQLASSAYNQRVAECKRAVEALRKENPEIRSLRDATLELLEAAKQHGLDEIAFKRARHVIRENERVLAFVKALESKDFRALNNLAKESHISLKEDYEVSCPELDAMAQAAWEAPGCVAARLTGAGFGGSCVGLVFTDSLRKFEQYVYDRYMSYGFQEPKIYSVEADDGVICEVCDKEE encoded by the coding sequence GTGAAGAAAAAGGTTGCTGATTTCTTCTATAAATACTTTTTAGGTTCTCCTACACTCATCGTCTCCTCGCCCGGGCGAGTGAACCTCATCGGAGAACACACAGATTACAACGAAGGTTATGTATTCCCAGCGGCTGTATCGCTAAGGCTTACTATCGCATCGAGAGTTTCCCCAAATTGTTCTGCAATCGTTTCCCAAGAGTTCGAGGAAATTGTCAACTTCGATACTCGAGATGAAAAGCCTCCGAAGGGATGGGCGAAATACCCGTGGGCATGCGCGCAAGCATTGCAAAGGGAATGGAACATTTCGATTCCTAATATCGAAGCGGCGATAGTTTCAGAAATACCTCGAGGCGCAGGATTGAGCAGCAGTGCTGCATTAGAAACAGCCTCGCTTTTTTCATGGCTCAAGCATATTCGCAAAGAAATCGACCTCGAAGAACTCGCGCGCATCGCATGGCTCGCAGAAACGAAATTCGTAGGAGTGAATTGTGGGATGATGGACCAACTCGTTTGCTCATTAGGACGAAAAAGACACGCCCTTCTCATAGATACGCGTTCTCTCGATTTCTCATATCATTCCCTCCCCCCCGAAATATCTATCAGCATTATGGACACTCGCAAGCCGAGGCAATTAGCATCCTCCGCTTACAATCAACGTGTAGCAGAGTGCAAGCGAGCAGTAGAAGCCCTCCGAAAGGAAAATCCAGAAATCCGTTCCCTGAGAGATGCAACGCTCGAATTACTCGAAGCAGCCAAACAACATGGCTTAGATGAAATCGCCTTCAAACGAGCGAGGCACGTAATTCGTGAAAACGAACGAGTACTCGCTTTCGTAAAAGCATTAGAATCCAAAGATTTCCGCGCTCTGAATAACTTAGCAAAAGAGTCGCACATAAGCCTGAAAGAAGATTACGAAGTAAGTTGCCCCGAGTTGGATGCGATGGCTCAAGCGGCCTGGGAAGCCCCCGGTTGCGTTGCAGCAAGGCTCACGGGGGCAGGTTTCGGAGGGAGTTGTGTGGGTTTAGTCTTCACGGACTCTTTGCGAAAGTTCGAGCAATATGTTTATGACCGTTACATGTCATACGGTTTTCAAGAGCCCAAAATTTACTCAGTGGAAGCAGACGATGGAGTGATTTGTGAAGTTTGCGATAAAGAAGAATAA
- a CDS encoding response regulator transcription factor produces the protein MSTTRSEQEQRPVRLTKREIEVLSLIAQGYSSKEAAEQLFVSKRTVDFHLANIYGKLQVNNRVQAFRVATRMGLIPFEPSFNHNR, from the coding sequence ATGTCAACAACACGTTCAGAACAGGAGCAACGACCTGTGCGGCTTACGAAGCGAGAAATCGAAGTATTAAGCCTCATTGCACAAGGTTATAGTAGCAAAGAAGCTGCGGAACAATTGTTCGTTTCGAAGCGCACCGTAGACTTTCACTTAGCGAATATTTACGGCAAACTTCAAGTGAACAATCGAGTCCAAGCGTTTCGAGTCGCTACGAGAATGGGATTGATTCCATTCGAACCTTCGTTCAATCATAACCGATAA
- a CDS encoding AI-2E family transporter has translation MGTRVVLWLAIVIIAAGFLYLVRSILLPFVIAIFTALLLEPLIRRLRRRGFSRAVAVWTVFLGFFILVSTIAIALTPLIQRQVSGIQETTTKFINDTLFPPTKTEQFLADNAVKKKLADYGIPQDVQNFRKWLESPEQSAEHEAFFRDFSSELIAFGLPTSKDRLLLEIRNSSKQGLIDRFIEKWKPTLARLGLPTTREGIEQTFQIERQVKQWAQAALGGAVTIFQYLVSSAILLIFTPIITLLFLFEYDTYKRRFVTWIPPAIRPAAMDLLGDIGEVLGGYLRGLTVSVALYMTIMAVVLTVLGVPFSLFLAIVCGIFYLIPYLGGLISAILIAFSIFAQGAKGPFWYTFSDQGTYIAVVLIVFFVAHILHDQLFHPQFVGRSVGLNPVVSFFVVFSGAALFGLAGMILAFPIAGTIKVILDRLIRYTTTAVHAGELELPRIPSRHQT, from the coding sequence ATGGGGACTCGCGTCGTACTTTGGCTGGCGATTGTTATAATCGCCGCCGGCTTCTTGTATCTCGTTCGGAGCATCCTGCTTCCGTTCGTCATCGCTATATTTACTGCCTTATTGCTCGAGCCTTTAATTCGGCGTCTTAGAAGAAGGGGTTTCAGCAGAGCGGTAGCGGTTTGGACGGTTTTTCTCGGATTCTTTATTCTCGTAAGCACGATTGCCATTGCACTGACTCCGCTCATTCAACGGCAAGTGTCTGGAATTCAGGAAACGACGACGAAGTTCATTAACGACACTCTTTTTCCACCAACGAAAACAGAGCAGTTTCTCGCCGATAACGCCGTCAAGAAAAAACTGGCGGATTATGGAATTCCACAGGATGTTCAGAACTTCAGAAAATGGCTCGAATCTCCGGAACAGAGTGCAGAGCATGAGGCTTTCTTCCGAGATTTTTCGAGCGAGTTGATTGCTTTCGGTTTACCGACCAGCAAGGATAGATTACTGCTCGAAATTAGAAACTCTTCGAAACAAGGTTTAATTGACCGCTTTATCGAAAAATGGAAGCCGACTTTAGCGCGATTAGGATTGCCGACGACTCGAGAGGGAATCGAGCAAACATTCCAAATCGAAAGGCAAGTAAAGCAATGGGCGCAAGCGGCGTTAGGGGGGGCAGTAACGATTTTTCAATACTTGGTTTCCTCGGCGATTCTGCTCATTTTCACGCCGATTATCACGTTACTGTTCCTTTTCGAGTACGACACATACAAACGCCGTTTCGTAACCTGGATACCTCCCGCGATTCGACCCGCTGCGATGGATTTGCTCGGAGATATCGGAGAGGTGCTCGGAGGATACTTGCGTGGCTTGACGGTGAGCGTTGCATTATACATGACGATAATGGCAGTGGTGCTGACCGTGCTCGGCGTGCCCTTTTCGTTATTTTTAGCGATAGTGTGCGGTATTTTCTATTTGATTCCTTATTTGGGGGGGCTTATTTCTGCGATTCTTATCGCTTTTTCGATATTCGCGCAAGGAGCGAAAGGTCCTTTTTGGTACACTTTTTCCGATCAAGGAACGTATATCGCTGTCGTTTTAATCGTATTCTTCGTTGCGCATATTTTGCATGACCAGTTGTTTCATCCTCAATTTGTCGGAAGGTCGGTCGGTCTTAATCCAGTGGTGAGCTTCTTCGTCGTTTTCTCGGGCGCTGCGTTGTTCGGCTTGGCAGGAATGATATTGGCATTTCCTATCGCAGGAACGATTAAAGTAATTTTAGACCGTTTGATTCGATACACGACGACTGCTGTTCATGCGGGTGAACTGGAGTTACCGCGAATCCCATCGAGACACCAAACATAG
- a CDS encoding YtxH domain-containing protein, which yields MAENNSEERSVMIYFLAGVGVGALIGAAAGILLAPRAGAETREELARKFDELKNRVSDWMRERKERKTAGVHSADEAGA from the coding sequence ATGGCAGAAAACAATAGTGAAGAAAGAAGTGTAATGATTTACTTTCTTGCCGGTGTAGGAGTTGGCGCTTTGATAGGAGCAGCAGCCGGGATACTTCTCGCTCCGCGTGCTGGAGCAGAGACCCGCGAAGAACTCGCAAGAAAGTTCGACGAACTGAAAAATCGAGTGAGTGACTGGATGCGCGAACGCAAGGAAAGAAAGACTGCGGGAGTGCATAGCGCCGATGAGGCGGGAGCCTAA
- the mnmA gene encoding tRNA 2-thiouridine(34) synthase MnmA, whose protein sequence is MKKKHRVLVAMSGGVDSSVTAALLVRRGYDVVGVTMQIWQESQTDPRHSGCCSLGAVEDARRVARHLGIPYYVINFREEFKEYVIQRFLDSYAAGLTPNPCIECNRHVKFDLLLQKAEEIGCDKLATGHYARVRYSHAKQKWSLLRARAKEKDQSYALYMLSQEQLSKVIFPLGELPSKAHTRSIARELGLPVADKPDSQEICFVSEAGGYANFLKNRRPDAFVEGPMITSDGKVVGTHRGLGNYTIGQRKRIGLNLNGKPLYVLRIQPETNSIVVGSEEELYCQDVIFENVVSQENHVPVRVMGKVRYNMTPMPAILYPGNPMRARFLTPIRAVTPGQTAVFYKGERVVAGGTILGSEMTGSERMASEKVNLS, encoded by the coding sequence ATGAAGAAGAAGCACCGAGTTTTGGTAGCGATGTCTGGGGGTGTGGACAGCAGTGTCACAGCCGCTCTATTGGTTCGTCGGGGCTACGATGTAGTCGGTGTAACGATGCAGATTTGGCAGGAAAGCCAGACAGACCCGAGACATTCCGGATGCTGCTCCCTCGGTGCTGTAGAGGATGCGAGACGTGTAGCAAGACATCTCGGCATTCCGTACTATGTCATCAACTTCCGCGAGGAATTCAAAGAATATGTAATTCAGCGTTTTTTGGATTCCTATGCCGCTGGATTGACACCGAATCCCTGCATCGAATGCAATCGTCATGTGAAGTTCGATTTGTTATTGCAAAAAGCAGAAGAAATCGGATGCGATAAATTGGCGACAGGGCACTATGCACGTGTTCGGTATTCCCATGCTAAGCAAAAGTGGAGTTTATTACGAGCGCGTGCGAAGGAAAAAGACCAGAGTTATGCGCTTTATATGCTCAGTCAGGAACAACTGAGCAAAGTAATTTTTCCTTTAGGCGAACTCCCGAGCAAAGCACATACGCGGAGTATTGCGCGCGAGTTGGGATTGCCTGTTGCGGATAAACCCGATTCGCAAGAGATTTGTTTCGTAAGTGAGGCAGGTGGTTATGCGAACTTCTTGAAAAATCGCAGACCCGATGCTTTCGTCGAAGGACCTATGATCACCTCGGATGGAAAAGTGGTAGGAACACATCGCGGATTGGGAAATTACACTATCGGTCAACGAAAGCGAATTGGATTGAATTTAAATGGCAAACCTTTGTATGTCTTGCGGATTCAACCGGAAACGAACAGCATCGTCGTGGGTTCCGAAGAAGAACTTTATTGTCAAGACGTGATTTTCGAAAATGTGGTTTCGCAAGAAAACCATGTGCCTGTTCGTGTGATGGGAAAGGTGCGTTACAATATGACTCCTATGCCTGCAATCCTTTATCCCGGAAATCCTATGCGGGCACGTTTTTTGACACCGATACGAGCAGTTACACCTGGTCAGACTGCTGTTTTCTATAAGGGAGAAAGAGTCGTTGCAGGAGGAACGATTTTGGGTTCGGAAATGACGGGTTCAGAAAGGATGGCTTCGGAAAAGGTGAATCTGTCGTAA
- a CDS encoding vitamin K epoxide reductase family protein, which produces MLTPELLNRIVFFTACVGLFIALVLGIAHLTEISLPCGPFGSDCDAVAFDEWSKFLGIPIAFFGAALYLVTAIGAGFRAVRGIPDTSRLGFFLWFFLAAGFLISALLLGHSVFRLKAMCVWCLASGVVMTVAFLSQSLGLFFEKLATGKRSSFVSFGIVLGLAVFGSLGYAVAEYGIGKKLPKPVEVQIPKEIPLFREHTPLAGNPNAPITVVEFTDLHCPSCSELFFWLENELRGRLKDKVKLYFRHFPQLELHPNSLHAAVLAEWGRSKGRFWETIRALLEHREETEPNAMVSLMGGVGLDPQEAQSLFDEPEKLDKVLENIHTDMDDAAKLGVIATPSWFVIYPNGKTLFAVGGGIQILLSDKEIEKHYVNK; this is translated from the coding sequence ATGCTCACTCCAGAACTCCTAAATAGAATCGTGTTTTTCACTGCGTGCGTAGGGCTTTTCATCGCCTTAGTTTTGGGTATTGCGCATTTGACAGAAATCAGTCTCCCTTGCGGTCCATTCGGAAGCGATTGCGATGCTGTCGCCTTCGATGAGTGGAGCAAGTTCCTGGGCATACCTATAGCGTTTTTCGGAGCGGCTTTGTATCTCGTAACCGCAATCGGTGCGGGATTTCGTGCAGTTCGTGGAATTCCCGATACGTCGCGATTAGGATTTTTCTTATGGTTTTTCTTAGCCGCTGGATTTTTGATTAGCGCATTGCTTTTAGGGCACTCCGTTTTTAGACTCAAAGCGATGTGTGTTTGGTGTTTGGCGAGCGGTGTTGTGATGACCGTTGCTTTTTTATCGCAATCATTGGGGTTGTTTTTCGAGAAACTTGCAACTGGGAAACGCTCTTCTTTTGTTTCTTTCGGCATCGTTTTAGGGCTTGCTGTTTTCGGTTCACTGGGTTATGCGGTTGCGGAATATGGAATCGGGAAAAAACTTCCGAAGCCCGTCGAAGTGCAAATTCCGAAAGAAATTCCTCTTTTTCGAGAGCACACTCCGTTAGCAGGAAACCCGAATGCGCCGATAACAGTCGTAGAATTCACCGATTTGCACTGCCCCAGTTGTAGCGAATTATTTTTCTGGCTCGAAAACGAATTGCGAGGAAGGTTGAAAGACAAAGTCAAATTGTATTTTCGTCATTTTCCTCAATTGGAATTGCATCCTAATTCATTGCACGCAGCAGTGCTCGCAGAATGGGGAAGAAGCAAAGGAAGATTTTGGGAAACGATACGCGCGCTTCTCGAGCACCGCGAGGAAACAGAACCGAATGCAATGGTTAGCCTAATGGGAGGCGTAGGTCTCGATCCTCAGGAAGCCCAATCACTTTTCGATGAACCAGAAAAATTGGATAAGGTTTTGGAAAACATCCATACGGATATGGACGACGCTGCGAAGTTAGGAGTGATTGCGACCCCTTCGTGGTTCGTGATCTATCCCAACGGAAAAACTCTATTCGCAGTAGGCGGTGGGATACAAATATTGTTGTCGGATAAGGAAATAGAGAAACATTACGTCAATAAATAA
- a CDS encoding CHAP domain-containing protein: MAVLSVAEKELEKGAREIGGNNRGSFVEKYLKPSGLRPPQPWCAAFVSWCIAVAAKKEKKPSPLPYTTSARRLLYAAIRAGMITHDPKPGDLVVWSRGSPSGPFGHIGIVAKRIGDEIETIEGNREPKVATFKYRLGKMPRLLGFIRIP; encoded by the coding sequence ATGGCGGTACTAAGCGTTGCAGAAAAAGAACTCGAGAAAGGTGCGCGAGAAATCGGAGGAAACAACCGCGGCTCATTTGTAGAGAAATACTTGAAACCTTCAGGACTTCGTCCTCCTCAGCCCTGGTGCGCTGCGTTCGTTTCATGGTGCATTGCTGTAGCCGCTAAGAAAGAGAAAAAACCCTCTCCGCTCCCTTACACAACCAGCGCAAGAAGGCTTTTATATGCTGCTATTCGAGCGGGGATGATTACCCATGACCCCAAGCCAGGAGACCTCGTGGTTTGGTCGCGTGGGAGTCCATCTGGTCCATTTGGGCACATAGGCATAGTCGCCAAACGAATAGGGGACGAAATCGAAACCATCGAGGGAAATCGGGAACCCAAAGTCGCCACCTTCAAATACCGCTTGGGCAAAATGCCCCGTTTGTTAGGGTTCATCCGAATACCATAA
- a CDS encoding sigma-70 family RNA polymerase sigma factor — protein MRSSYSKVYNLAYRLAGNPNDAEDLTQEAYYRAFRRFETYDGTKPFENWIFRILGRLFLDLMRYRKRRVKTVSYDAPLPEERQDNVYFEKPDESTNPETLFIKETLSDELQEAINKLTPEQQTVVILADVEGLQYKEIAERIGAPVGTVRSRLHRSHKTLRKMLSKNVKMKRFLPAEQLSS, from the coding sequence ATGAGGAGTTCCTACTCCAAAGTTTATAACTTAGCGTATCGGTTGGCTGGAAACCCGAATGACGCGGAGGATCTGACCCAAGAGGCTTATTACCGTGCATTCAGAAGGTTCGAAACTTACGATGGAACCAAGCCCTTTGAAAATTGGATTTTTAGGATTCTCGGCAGACTGTTTTTAGACCTCATGCGCTATCGCAAGCGTAGGGTGAAAACGGTAAGTTACGATGCACCCCTGCCAGAAGAACGTCAGGACAACGTGTATTTCGAAAAACCTGACGAGAGCACGAACCCGGAAACTCTGTTCATAAAAGAAACGTTGAGTGATGAGTTGCAAGAGGCTATCAACAAATTGACACCAGAACAACAAACCGTTGTGATACTGGCAGATGTGGAAGGGCTGCAATACAAAGAAATTGCCGAACGGATCGGAGCACCCGTAGGCACGGTGCGAAGCAGATTACATCGCTCGCACAAAACGTTACGAAAAATGCTTTCAAAAAACGTAAAGATGAAACGATTTTTACCTGCCGAGCAACTTAGCTCCTAG
- a CDS encoding sigma-70 family RNA polymerase sigma factor: MACLNCTQENTLDRFERLMKKTYPKVYQRAYRLVRNSSDAEDLTQETYYRALRKFDTYDGDKPFENWIFKILGRLFLDLVRYRKRRVKTVSYDAPLPQEHDDTVYFEKPDDSTNPETQFMNEELSEELESAIRKLNPEQRVLVLMADVEGVPYQEISERFNAPIGTVRSRLHRTHRLLREALSKKAA; this comes from the coding sequence ATGGCTTGCTTGAACTGTACACAGGAAAACACTCTGGACCGATTCGAAAGGCTTATGAAGAAGACTTATCCTAAGGTGTATCAGCGCGCTTATCGCTTGGTGAGAAATTCGAGTGATGCGGAAGACCTGACTCAAGAGACTTATTACCGAGCACTGCGAAAGTTCGATACATACGACGGAGATAAACCATTCGAAAATTGGATTTTCAAAATCCTCGGCAGATTGTTTTTGGATCTCGTTCGCTACAGAAAACGCAGAGTGAAGACGGTAAGTTACGACGCTCCTCTGCCACAAGAACATGACGACACCGTATATTTCGAAAAACCAGATGACAGTACAAACCCAGAAACTCAATTCATGAATGAAGAACTCAGTGAGGAGTTGGAAAGTGCGATAAGGAAATTAAATCCCGAGCAGCGGGTTCTTGTGCTGATGGCTGATGTAGAAGGAGTTCCCTATCAAGAGATTTCAGAACGTTTTAACGCACCCATCGGTACGGTAAGAAGCCGCTTGCATCGGACGCATAGACTGTTGCGAGAAGCACTTTCTAAAAAAGCCGCATGA